The Camelina sativa cultivar DH55 chromosome 14, Cs, whole genome shotgun sequence genome includes a window with the following:
- the LOC104744150 gene encoding glycine-rich protein DC9.1-like: MEEDVVVAVVEEDVVVVAASEEREIMETFLIIIACCGGFLALLAIILAIVTGNKKESNTNGPVQKLNNQRTSAVSTSNGDGSYMFYPAAAASLPTVSDSAHHRHHHGGHHLGGHHGGGGFGGHHGGGGFGGHHGGGGHHDGGGHHGGGGGGCGGGS, from the exons ATGGAGGAGGATGTGGTGGTGGctgtggtggaggaggatgtggtggtggtggcggcgagTGAGGAA AGAGAGATCATGGAAACTTTTTTGATTATCATAGCATGTTGTGGTGGTTTCTTAGCTTTACTTGCAATAATACTTGCAATAGTAACGGGGAATAAGAAGGAGAGTAACACTAATGGGCCTGTACAAAAGCTCAACAACCAGAGAACCAGCGCGGTAAGTACAAGCAATGGTGATGGTAGCTACATGTTTTATCCTGCCGCTGCTGCGTCTCTTCCTACTGTCTCCGATTCTGCTCATCACCGCCACCATCACGGTGGTCATCATCTTGGTGGCCATCACGGTGGCGGTGGTTTTGGTGGCCATCACGGTGGCGGTGGTTTTGGAGGACATCACGGTGGCGGTGGACATCACGATGGTGGTGGACATCAcggtggtggcggtggaggCTGTGGGGGAGGAAGTTAG